The nucleotide window TGTATGGGTGGCAAGGAATCCACCAGGTTATGCATTCATTGAGTTTGCTAAACGCCGGGAGGCAGATGATGCAATTTCTTCATTAGATGGTGAGTGCAACTTTCTTTGTAAATATCTCTTTGGTTTGTGTTACTTTCTGCATGCAATGCTTGCATTGTAACATTTGATAGTTAACTTTTGTTTCATTTGTACTGCAGAGCTATTTGTCCTTTATGTCTTCATGAAAAATCAGTGTTTAGTCTAATAATCTTTATTGATTTTCTGCCTTTAAATGGAGTAACACTTGTGCAGCTTATCAGCTTTGACTTCTCTCCATAGCTCACCTATGTGATACACTTTGGTCAGAGTTTTAGTGCCCTAATTTCATCATGTAAAGTGTAGGTTTGAGGATTTTGCAACAACTGAAGTGACACTGGGAGTTGCCATAGCATTACACTAAGATCTTGTAAACGTCTTTTGCCTAACCTTGTGTTTAAATTTGTAAACTGAGCTCATTGAAGCTTGTTGATTTCGTTAGATGATCAAGGGATACAAGCTGAGGGACTTCAAGAATTATTCTGTAGCTTTcctgttgttttttttgttttttgttttttgtttttttgtttttttttgccttttagGTCCTTCACAATCTTTAttattttccctcctttttGTCTCATGTGAACCATTTTAACAAGCAATTAAGAAGATGATGCTTTGAAATGATTAGGAAAACATGGATGGCGTGTAGAGATGTCTCGAAAATCAACAGGTGGTCATAATTGTGGATCTTATGGCAGCGAAAACAAGTGTCGTGATTGTAGCTCATCAAAGCATCGTACTAGGGATTGCCGTtcaaaagaatcttacaagaggAGCCCTAGTCCTCGCCACAATATAGGAAACAAAAAGTAcgtgaaattataaataattaaaacttgatGCCGTTATTATGGAATTCTTTAGAATATTAGTTTTCATATTCTAAATGCATACTATTGGACAGACATAGTCCTTTGAGAAGGCGCAGTCGGAGCAAATCCCCTTTTTCTCAGAATCAACATGCTGATGGGTAAGCCACGTTACTGTGTTTATTTGTGTATGGCCATTAGTAAATGTAGTTTTTCTTATCTACAACTAATTGATGTTGTAAATTTGTGTACTCTGGGCCTGTTGCTATCTTATCACGGGGAAAAAAATGCAACATGGGAAAGGTTCTATTGGAAGTGGTGTTGTTGAGGTTCTTAATATAAATTGGTAGATGAATTATAGATAATCAAAACTTGATGTGGTTATTATGGAATTGTTTATAACAgtagtttttgtattttaaatgcATATTATTTGACATACAGTCCTTTGCAAAGGCGTAGCCAAGGCAGATCCCCTCTTTCTGAGAATCGATATGCTGACGGGTAAGCTACATTACTCTGTTTATTTGCGTATAATCATTAGTTAATGTAGTTTTTGCATATCtacaaatattgtaaaattGTATCATCTAGACCTTTTGCTATTTTAACATGGGCTAAAAAATGCAACATAGGAAAGTTTTGTTGGAAATGCTATTATTTGAGATTCTTATTATAATTTGGTACATGAAATTACAGATAATCAAAGCTTGATGTGGTTATTATCTAATAGTAGTTTTCATATTCTAAGTGCATTTCTTTTGGACAGTCATAGTCCTTTGAGAATGCACATTAGGAGCAGATACTTTCTTTCTAAGAATAGATATACAGACCAGTAAAGCTCCattactctttttatttatatagctGCATAGTTAATTGCAGTTTGAATATGTATCTAGACCTAATTGATACTATAGTTGTGTAATTTAGACCTATTGCTATGTTGGGGAAAATTGCTACATAGGAAAGTTTGCTGTTGGAAGTGCTGTGTCTAAGCTTCTTAACATAAATTGGTTTAAAATGAATTAGATATACATAGTAAAGCTccattattctttttatttatgaatttgcATGAGTAATTGCAGTTTGCTTATCTAGACCTAATTGATGCGATACTTGTGCAATTTGGACCTTTAGCTATGTTGGGGAAAAATGCTACATAGGAAAGTTTCTCATGGAAGTGCTGTTGTGTGAGCTTCTTAATATAAGTTGGTTTAAATGAATAAGAATGGTTTTAACATCCTTCTTAATTTTCTTATGAAATTTGTCCAATTTGGCATGCCATTTGGTAGATAATTTGAACAAAACCTCATCATTtactaaaatgaaaattaactccttgacacaaaaattaaataagacgATCAAAATTGGTCAAGGTTAAGCTTTGTAACAGTAATACCCTTATTAAGTCATTCTTCATGAGTACTTTATAAAGAAATCCAATAATCCTTTTATTATACGCCATTATATTGTTCCAGACACAACTACACATTCCAAAATGATCACAAGTCTAACGTATTTAATTTGGCAACCGATATAGGATTTTTAGTTACTCTAATATATCCTCTTGATATATGCTAGTCTATTTTAACTAGCCACGTTGCAACCAAACCAAGCAAGCCAACCTCTGATACTATgttaaatgcaaaataaacatattatttgagtctaattcaacccaaaagcttaaGCTAATTGGTTGAGAGTTCCAAATTATTCAAATCCATATTCTCCAAAATAACTGATGTGAGATTATCAGCTAGTCTAATACATTATACCACAATATTTGTGATTGACACAATGGTTCATTTGGAAGATATAAGTTCTACTACTGCCACTAGAAGCACAAACTCATACACCAATTCCGGAGAATAGTTTAACATGGTTTAGTACTTTATTCAGCCATGGGAGATATATGGAGCACACGAGCAAGTATTAGTTTCTTTCTACAagtcaattaattaaaatattttcttagaaTGTTTGATCAGAGATTTCTCCCAAAATTCAACagtaattttatgaatttattaactCTATCTATTTAAACCTATGTTCAACTCTTCTTTGTCTATAGATATAAATCCCTCAAGTTGGATTAGTTTTTGCTTTTCCACACCAAATCTCACAGTCCTAGAAAAGTGCcattatttgttttacttaAAAGATAAGTCTAGTTTCTATTTCACACACTGAATGAATTTTATATGAATGCTTGATAAAAAAAGTCAATGTTATGGCCTATTAGTTTTTTGTACTTGGTGAGCATGAAATAAAAGATGTAAATGGATTATACTAAGGACGTATATTGTTAGGATGATTTAGTGgaatgtaaatattttatattatgggGGGTATGCAATTTGACCTGATTTTATAGGGGAACATGTAATTCTCTTTCTAGAAGTGCTGGTTTTCAAAGTTGAACTTTAAAAGATATAGTCTGCTTATGGTTAGGATTTATGGgggaattataattattatttactccAAAATTTTTTGCTGAATTTTACCATgaactcttcttcaatcttggattgctgtatttttttatttttttatttttttaggctTTTCTTCTAGTTTTGGCTGAGATGATGAATATAATGATGTTTTTATCTAGTTTGCATTCATTATTTTtgctggaatttccacacaaagTCAGTCATTGCTCAGTTGGGcatatttcaatttgtttaGTCAGAACTCAAGATGACAAAATCTCTGAATCGTTGTTACTTTGATTTTGGCACTAATTCTAAAGCTATACATTCTCTTTGTAAAATCATAGCCATTTCGTTGGTAATAGTAGGTTCGTTTTcctcaaaaaatataaaaaaaaatagaattaaaagaaaataccCTTGAAGTTCAACAATAGATCTGAAAAATGGCTTTCTTGAGCTATGAT belongs to Dioscorea cayenensis subsp. rotundata cultivar TDr96_F1 chromosome 17, TDr96_F1_v2_PseudoChromosome.rev07_lg8_w22 25.fasta, whole genome shotgun sequence and includes:
- the LOC120279998 gene encoding serine/arginine-rich splicing factor RSZ21A-like, whose amino-acid sequence is MWKVYVGNLSSRIREMELADEFRAYGVVRSVWVARNPPGYAFIEFAKRREADDAISSLDGKHGWRVEMSRKSTGGHNCGSYGSENKCRDCSSSKHRTRDCRSKESYKRSPSPRHNIGNKKHSPLRRRSRSKSPFSQNQHADGPLQRRSQGRSPLSENRYADGSPRKMLAQSGSPQSDHSKSPLSVQNNIQENR